Proteins encoded within one genomic window of Salipaludibacillus agaradhaerens:
- a CDS encoding lysylphosphatidylglycerol synthase transmembrane domain-containing protein, producing the protein MKRILIIAIIIGLCLYMFSSFAWRNWWEALSHVSVTGLLCLVFLQFLSFSLMALQWKRLLKPYCEMTLKELLKLLLMCAFIEGITPSAKLGSEAFKGVYFKQHCGVSFTRALVLITLQKSISFIAFCPLIFLSVYMVFAQLNQYFKDVTLSVMNGLLICLISLAVLTGVGILLWKGVLKTRFKESIQKELTLIETKEVFIQSGLSIVIWLLFPLKGAILAAILPFNLSFINIVAIVVISYGMALLPLTPGGIGTFEVTMVTFMTGLGVPLEEAGIFAILFRFITFWIGVGAGATVSAYSLKPLQGHTLKRGKAK; encoded by the coding sequence GTGAAACGAATTTTAATCATTGCTATTATCATTGGGCTGTGTTTGTATATGTTTTCTTCTTTTGCATGGCGTAATTGGTGGGAAGCGCTTAGCCATGTGTCTGTGACGGGGTTACTATGTCTTGTGTTTCTCCAATTTTTAAGCTTCAGTTTAATGGCCTTGCAATGGAAACGATTGTTAAAACCGTATTGTGAAATGACACTTAAAGAGCTCCTTAAGTTATTGCTAATGTGTGCTTTTATAGAAGGGATTACGCCTTCGGCTAAATTGGGAAGTGAAGCCTTCAAGGGTGTCTACTTCAAACAACATTGCGGGGTATCTTTTACAAGAGCATTGGTCCTTATTACTTTGCAGAAGAGTATTAGCTTCATAGCATTTTGTCCATTAATTTTCCTATCAGTGTATATGGTATTTGCTCAATTAAACCAGTATTTTAAAGACGTGACACTGTCTGTTATGAATGGGCTTCTCATCTGTTTAATTAGCTTGGCAGTATTAACAGGTGTGGGGATACTGTTATGGAAGGGTGTGCTAAAAACGCGATTCAAGGAGTCTATTCAAAAAGAATTAACTCTAATAGAAACTAAAGAAGTGTTCATACAAAGTGGTCTATCCATTGTTATTTGGCTCCTTTTTCCGTTAAAGGGCGCCATTTTGGCAGCCATATTACCCTTTAATTTGTCGTTTATTAACATCGTTGCGATTGTTGTTATTTCATATGGAATGGCACTACTCCCACTTACGCCAGGAGGTATTGGCACATTTGAAGTAACAATGGTGACATTTATGACTGGCTTGGGAGTCCCTCTGGAAGAAGCAGGAATATTTGCTATTCTCTTTCGTTTTATTACTTTCTGGATCGGTGTTGGAGCTGGCGCAACCGTTAGTGCTTATTCGTTGAAACCATTACAAGGACATACTCTAAAAAGAGGAAAGGCTAAATAG
- a CDS encoding DUF4870 domain-containing protein, producing MSDQQSYSSTGLTNNIGGLLAYSLTFITGIIFIVIEKENKFIRFHAMQSIMAFVPLYIFTSFGRFIPFAGLLFSFLTGMLMLVFWILGMLRAYKGEIYKFPIVGNLAAKQLN from the coding sequence ATGTCAGATCAACAGTCATATTCTTCTACGGGTCTTACAAATAATATTGGTGGTTTACTTGCTTACTCACTCACTTTCATAACAGGTATTATTTTCATTGTCATCGAAAAGGAAAATAAATTTATACGCTTTCATGCTATGCAATCCATCATGGCGTTCGTTCCGTTATATATTTTTACATCCTTTGGCAGATTCATACCTTTTGCCGGACTACTCTTCAGTTTTTTGACGGGAATGTTGATGCTTGTTTTTTGGATTCTAGGGATGTTGAGAGCCTATAAAGGGGAAATTTATAAGTTTCCTATCGTAGGAAATCTCGCGGCTAAGCAACTCAACTAA
- a CDS encoding class I SAM-dependent methyltransferase, with the protein MSIITYCTKLCEQACCTIPPCAHVFGWYYQSVIEREIALCQMNVHDRVLCIGGGATPFSACLFAAKTGAQVTVIDKEPSVISQATKFVKLMHLEDHVTVLHQNGLDVCPTHFSVIHIAMQVTPLDRIKDYLYTSMASTARLIVRQPKTRVKHHYSVLEESEYARATAAVAHSGKMIAASILFIKHIQQEYLA; encoded by the coding sequence ATGTCAATTATAACGTATTGTACGAAATTATGTGAGCAAGCGTGTTGTACGATACCACCGTGTGCGCATGTTTTTGGTTGGTACTATCAGTCTGTCATTGAGAGAGAAATTGCCCTCTGCCAAATGAATGTACATGATCGTGTATTGTGCATTGGTGGCGGCGCAACCCCTTTCTCTGCCTGTTTATTTGCTGCTAAAACAGGTGCACAGGTGACTGTTATAGATAAAGAACCTTCAGTCATTTCTCAAGCAACTAAGTTTGTAAAGTTAATGCACCTTGAGGATCATGTAACAGTTTTACATCAAAATGGCTTAGACGTGTGTCCAACACATTTTTCAGTCATTCATATAGCTATGCAAGTGACACCGCTAGATAGGATAAAGGATTATCTGTATACTTCTATGGCTAGTACAGCAAGACTCATTGTGCGACAGCCCAAGACGCGTGTGAAACACCATTACTCTGTTCTTGAAGAAAGTGAGTACGCAAGGGCGACAGCTGCCGTTGCCCATTCAGGAAAAATGATTGCTGCTTCAATCCTTTTTATCAAGCACATCCAACAAGAGTATTTAGCGTGA